In Leptospira congkakensis, the DNA window AGAAAGGATGGCTCCAATTCCTTCAAAGGAACCGTCGCTGATTTTTGCCATGGACTCTTCCCACATTTCTTTTAGGAAAACGTTGGAATGTGGATCAAGAGAATTCAGATAACCATTGGCAGCTGCAAGAAACACTTGTTCCATGCTAAATTCTTTTTTATCTTCCTCTTCTTCTGGAAGTTCTCCGTCAAGTTCTACAAGTCCTTTGAGAACTGGTGTTTTATAAGTTGCTAAATTATCTTGTATATAAGAGATCACTCGATCAAATTCTTTACGTGAAAAATTGATTTCTTCCCATTTGGAAGCGATGACGGATTTTTTCAGTTTTTCTTTTTCGATGAGTTTTTTTAGTTCTGCATCAGAAAGTTTTCTGTTTTCGTTTTTCTTTAATTTTTCTTTTTGAATTTTTTCTACAAGAGTGTAGTCTGGATCAAATAACACGAATTTGTCGGAAGGGGAAATTTTAAAAGTTTTTCCTGGCCAAAGATCTTCTTTGTCATCGTATTTTTCTCTTTCGTTAAAATAACTTTCCGGGTAAATATAAAGTGGGTGAGGCATACTAAGAACGGCAAAGGATGCTGCATCAGTGAAAGCTCGGTTTTTATTGATATTTTTATCAATATAGTATTTATCTACCGATTTGACCACGGTTTCGAAGTCTTGGTATGTAAAATTGGTGACTCGGTTAGGAGCTTTTTTTGCTTCCGGTTCACAGGAAATGAATCCTACCGGGAGGGCAAAACTGAGTAGGGTGAAAAAGGAAAGTAGGTAAACAATTCGTTTCAAGGGATCTCTCGTAAAGTGGATAGATTATCCTAAGAATTTCCGATTTTCCAGTCCATGCAACTCAAAAAAAATCGGGACAAATCTAGGACACACGTATATCATAGACGGTGCAATGCGTCCTTTGGTTGTCCTGATTTTCGCTCTTTCCCTTGGGTTTTGTACTTCCGAACCACAAAAGAACCCAACCCGAGATCCTTATAGTTTGGAGACACTAATTTTCTTAGAAGAAGTGCTTTTGGATGTTTGGGAGTCCTCCGAATCGAGAGAGGGAGCAATGTCCCGACTAAGATACGTTTGCCGAACTCGAGATACCGATGATGGGTATTTATGTTATACTTGGGGATTACTCGAATACCACCGAGGTAATTTCGCTGAAAGTTATACTGCCTTTAGAAAGGCTCTAGAAAAAAATCCAAACGATAGCCTCTACAAAAATATGTTACGAATTTCCGCTGAAAAATCCGGAAATTTACCAGATTTAAAGGCACATTCCAGAGATGGCGAAGTCCTCGCTGTATTTACAGAAACTCAAAAACTCTGTAAGGATAACAAACCGCCAAAATCTGAATCTTTTCTATTTCTTGCCGAACGAGGTGTTCTCACAAAGGAAAGTTTGCGACGAGGGGTTCTTGCCGATTGTTTCCAAAACTTGAGCGAAGCTGACCGCTCACAAATCCAAAAAGAAATTCGCCTCTCTTCTCTTTCTTATAAGGAACGATTGTATGCCGACCAAATGAAGTCCGATCCATTTTCTCGGATTTGGGACACTGCAAGTTATCACAGGGGGGAAACTGGGAAAGAAGCTGTAGGTGCCAGTGCGGGTGTGGTATCTGTTAGTTCTTCTCTTGGAACAGAAGCGGGAGTTCCCTTGCAAGGGACAACCTTCCGACCTGGTGCGCCCATCACAGAGGCTTGGAAAAAAGTAAAACTTGCCGCCTCATCTGGAAACGAATCTCAAGGAAGAGAAGGCATTCGTAGTTTTTTATCTGAAATCCAATCGGCAAAACGAAAGGGAAAACTAGAAGGTCAATTGGCCCTTGCTTTAGAAAGGGCCGCCAAGTTACTTCTAGAACAAGACCCACAGTATTCTAAACTTCGTTTTTTATCGAAAGAACTTTGAGATAATCTCCAATGGTTTTTTCCATTCCATCCACAAGACTTTGGCTTACTAGTCTATGGCCGATGGATACTTCCGCTAAATGAGGGAGTTTGGCAAAAAGTTTTAAATTGTTTGTGTCTAAGTCGTGGCCTGCATTGACACCTAATCCCAGTTTGTGGGCTTCTATTGCTGCCAATTCATAACTTTTAAAACTTTTGGCACCATCTTCAGCTGAATTTTCATAAGCATAAGCAAAAGGTCCAGTATACAGCTCAATCCGCTCCGCCCCGAGTTCCTTTACCAGAGGATACTGTTCAAAATCCGTTTCCATAAACAAAGAGACTCGAATTCCTTCTTTGTTTAACCTTTCCACCATTGGTTTTAAGGTTTGGAACACTGTTTTGTTTTTTAAGTCAAATCCATGATCGGAAGTGATTTCCCCAGGTTTCACCGGCACGAGTGTGGCTTGGTCTGGTTTTGCAGCAAGGACTAGGTCCAAAAACCTATCACTTGGTTCTCCTTCAATATTGAATTCCTTTTTCGGAGATCCGTTTTTTATCATTTTTTCGTTGTAAGATTTTAGAAAATTCTGAATTTCGAATACATCTTGTTTGGTGATATGCCTTTCATCTTCTCTGGGGTGGATGGTAATGCCGTATGCACCAGCATCCAAGATGATTTCTGAGATTAGAATGACACTAGGAATGGATCCACCGCGAGAATTACGGAGAGTGGCGATCTTGTTGACATTGACACTTAATTGGGTCATAGGAAAAAAAAAACTTTTCATTAAATTTCATCCAGGAGAAAACCGTCCAATTTCAAAAAGGTTGTCCCCGAGAGGGGATTTCCAAAACTGTCAAAAGTACGTTTATGGTCGCAAAAAAAGCAGTCAAGAAGCAGGCCCCGCCCAAGAAAAAAGCGGTAGCCAAAGAAAAACCAACCAAGGACGCCAAGTCCTCTTCCCCGAAGGAAGATAAAAAAAAGGCCGTAGCCGGCGCGAAAGCCCCCGCTACCAAGGCGAAAGCCGTACCAGCCCCCAAAACAGCAGTGGTAGCCGCTAAAGACAAACCGGCTCCTGTAGCGAAGGCTCCGGCCGTCAAAATTGATCCGAATAACCCTCTCGGCAAAAAGTTCAATTGTTACTCTTGTGGTACGAAATTTTACGATTTATACAAACCGGAAAAAAAATGCCCTAAATGCGGTGCCGACCAATTGGCAAAACCGGCCATCAAATCTAGAATGGCAGCCATCCGAAGTTCTGAATACGAAGTGGAAGAAGAGGAAGAGCCAGTTTTGGAAGATGATGAACTCATGGAAGAAACGGAAGAATTGGAAGAGTCTGAAGAAGAGGAGGCCGCAACCGAGGAAGAGGAGTGATCCTCCCCGTACTTGGTGGCCCCACTGGGTCTGGAAAGACCTCGCTCACCCAAACTCTCGACCCCAAACGTTTCGAAATTGTTTCTTTTGACTCACGCCAAGTCTACCGGGATCTTCCGGTAGGCACAACGGCCCCCACATTAGCAGAGTCCTCTCACATTCGCCATTGGCTTGTTGGTTTTTTAACTGCAAACGAATCCATCAATGCAAGTCAATTCTCCCTCTGGGCTCGCGAAGCCATCGCAGACATCCAATCCCGAGGAAAAATTCCATTTCTCATTGGCGGTACAGGATTTTACCTTCGTGCTTTTCTTTTGGGGATGTATCCCGTACCAAATGTACCCAAGGAAACCAAAGATTATGTTTTGGAACTTCCTTTAGAGGAAGCAAGGGTACAACTTTTTGACAAAGATCCAAAAGCACTCGCTACTTTGTCGCCGCAAGATGGATACCGAATCAAAAGGGCTTTGGAAGTCGTACTCACTGGCGTTTTGTGGTCAGAGGTTTCAAAGGAAACGGTCGGAGGTTATTTAAGAGATTATCCAAACGTCCAAGTACTTGGGCATTGGTTGGATTGGCCTCGTGAAATCCTCTACCAGAGGATCGATGAACGAGTGAAAGAGATCACCACGGGTATGTTAGCGGAGACAAAAGAAGTGGTTTCCAAGTTTGGACCTGACTGTCCGGGGCTAAGAACCTTAGGTTACAATTTTGCGCTTGCATTCCTAAATGGAACCATCGACAGTAATACATTCATTGAGCAGTTGGCCCAAAGCCATAGAAATTATGCGAAACGACAGATCACTTGGTTCAAAAAAGATCCAATACTTTCGCCCATTTCCTTCGAAGCCGCTGTCCAACTGTATACAAATATAGATAAAATATAGAGAAATCACTCGGGATGTCCAATGTCGGCAAAAAATAATATCCAAGACCAACTTCTAAATACTGCAAGAAAGGAGAAAATAGATCTCACAATTTACTTGTTAAACGGAGTTCCGCTGAAAGGAAAGGTTGTTAGTTTTGACAACTTCACCATCATCTTAGAAAACGATAACAAACAGAATTTGGTGTACAAACACGCGATTTCTACCATCATCCCAGCAAAACCCATCAAACTTCACAGTGAAGAAACACCGAAAGAAGCGGGAGGAGCCTAACTCTTTTCTGGTTTTCCTCTGTTTCGATTACTAAATTCTGGTTCCAAACCCTATGGCAAAATTACCAAAAGAATCCCCGGTTGTCCTCATTATGGCTGGTGGAAAGGGGGAGAGGTTTTGGCCTCGCTCCCGCACCAATTCTCCCAAACAACTTCAGAAAGTTTATTCTAATAAAACTCTTCTTCGTGAGACCATTGATCGTGCTCTCACCATTACAACTCTCGACAGAATTTATATTGGAACCAACGCCAACTTAAAAGCGGAGATTCTCAAAAAAGATCCTAAGTTTCCTTCTACCAATTTCATTTTAGAACCAGAGGGAAAAAATACTGCGCCGATCATCGCTCTTTCGGCCCTTTAC includes these proteins:
- the miaA gene encoding tRNA (adenosine(37)-N6)-dimethylallyltransferase MiaA, whose amino-acid sequence is MILPVLGGPTGSGKTSLTQTLDPKRFEIVSFDSRQVYRDLPVGTTAPTLAESSHIRHWLVGFLTANESINASQFSLWAREAIADIQSRGKIPFLIGGTGFYLRAFLLGMYPVPNVPKETKDYVLELPLEEARVQLFDKDPKALATLSPQDGYRIKRALEVVLTGVLWSEVSKETVGGYLRDYPNVQVLGHWLDWPREILYQRIDERVKEITTGMLAETKEVVSKFGPDCPGLRTLGYNFALAFLNGTIDSNTFIEQLAQSHRNYAKRQITWFKKDPILSPISFEAAVQLYTNIDKI
- a CDS encoding pyridoxine 5'-phosphate synthase encodes the protein MTQLSVNVNKIATLRNSRGGSIPSVILISEIILDAGAYGITIHPREDERHITKQDVFEIQNFLKSYNEKMIKNGSPKKEFNIEGEPSDRFLDLVLAAKPDQATLVPVKPGEITSDHGFDLKNKTVFQTLKPMVERLNKEGIRVSLFMETDFEQYPLVKELGAERIELYTGPFAYAYENSAEDGAKSFKSYELAAIEAHKLGLGVNAGHDLDTNNLKLFAKLPHLAEVSIGHRLVSQSLVDGMEKTIGDYLKVLSIKNEV
- the hfq gene encoding RNA chaperone Hfq, with the protein product MSAKNNIQDQLLNTARKEKIDLTIYLLNGVPLKGKVVSFDNFTIILENDNKQNLVYKHAISTIIPAKPIKLHSEETPKEAGGA
- a CDS encoding tetratricopeptide repeat protein, which produces MRPLVVLIFALSLGFCTSEPQKNPTRDPYSLETLIFLEEVLLDVWESSESREGAMSRLRYVCRTRDTDDGYLCYTWGLLEYHRGNFAESYTAFRKALEKNPNDSLYKNMLRISAEKSGNLPDLKAHSRDGEVLAVFTETQKLCKDNKPPKSESFLFLAERGVLTKESLRRGVLADCFQNLSEADRSQIQKEIRLSSLSYKERLYADQMKSDPFSRIWDTASYHRGETGKEAVGASAGVVSVSSSLGTEAGVPLQGTTFRPGAPITEAWKKVKLAASSGNESQGREGIRSFLSEIQSAKRKGKLEGQLALALERAAKLLLEQDPQYSKLRFLSKEL
- a CDS encoding FYDLN acid domain-containing protein gives rise to the protein MVAKKAVKKQAPPKKKAVAKEKPTKDAKSSSPKEDKKKAVAGAKAPATKAKAVPAPKTAVVAAKDKPAPVAKAPAVKIDPNNPLGKKFNCYSCGTKFYDLYKPEKKCPKCGADQLAKPAIKSRMAAIRSSEYEVEEEEEPVLEDDELMEETEELEESEEEEAATEEEE